The region ATGAAAGTCTGAACCTGCTTCACGGTAAGCGCAATCCAATTCCCTGCGCACGATTATAGATGGGCTAAAGCCTGCGCCTACTATGTCGCCTGACGATTGCACGCCCGTTTGAAATAGGTTGACACGGAGAAGCATCGCACTAACGTTATCTTAAACCGATATCGGATTTCGATCATGATCCGGGGCGATGCGCAACAAATTTCTCTATGCCGGTCTGATCCGGCTCCATGTTCTCCATCACGCCGCGAAAGAGCCGATCTACGGCCTCGCTATGATCGAGGAACTGGAACGGCATGGTTACAAGATCAGCGCCGGCACGCTCTATCCCATCCTGCACGGCCTCGAAGGCAAAGGATATCTGACCTCGACCGAAGAGAGGATCGGCAGCACGGCCCGGCGCATGTATCGTGCAACGCCCGCAGGAGCCAAGGCGCTTTCTGCGGCAAAACTCAAGGTGCGGGAATTGTTCGGAGAGCTATTCGAGGACGACCCCGCCGCCTGAGTGGCCTCAGGGCTGCGGAGTCAATCTTCATCATAAAAGGGAGACGCCGATGATCGAATTTGACAACGCACGTCGCCGCCTGGTCATCGCCGCCGGCGCGGGGCTCGTGCTGGCAGGGGCCAACCCTCAAATTGTTCGGGCCGCCGAAAAACGCGACGAAGACAAAGAAAAGGAAGTCGGCGCGGTCGAAGACCTGATGCGCGAGCATGGCGTCATTCGCCGCGCCATCCTCGTCTATCGTGACATGGCCGCGAAGCTGCGGACAAAGCCGGCCAGCCTCGATCCCGACCTGATCCACCGCACGGCAATGATGTTTCGCAACTTCGGCGAGGACTATCACGAGAAAAAACTCGAAGAGACGCACATCTTCCCGACGATCAAGAAGGTCGGGGGGCCGGCGGCGGCCTATGTCGATGTTCTAATCGCCCAACACCAACGCGGCCGGGAGCTCACGGATTACATCCTCGCCGTCGTCGGCAAAGGGGCGATAGCAGCCGGCGACGCCGAGGCGCTGGCGCGTGTCTTGGATAGTGTCGAACTTATGTATGAGCACCACGCCGCGCGCGAGGATACCGTTGTCTTTCCGGCGTGGAAGGGCGCGCTCTCGGC is a window of Methylocystis sp. IM3 DNA encoding:
- a CDS encoding PadR family transcriptional regulator — translated: MRNKFLYAGLIRLHVLHHAAKEPIYGLAMIEELERHGYKISAGTLYPILHGLEGKGYLTSTEERIGSTARRMYRATPAGAKALSAAKLKVRELFGELFEDDPAA
- a CDS encoding hemerythrin domain-containing protein, with amino-acid sequence MIEFDNARRRLVIAAGAGLVLAGANPQIVRAAEKRDEDKEKEVGAVEDLMREHGVIRRAILVYRDMAAKLRTKPASLDPDLIHRTAMMFRNFGEDYHEKKLEETHIFPTIKKVGGPAAAYVDVLIAQHQRGRELTDYILAVVGKGAIAAGDAEALARVLDSVELMYEHHAAREDTVVFPAWKGALSAHQLDEMGETFEDIEYQQFGKDGFEDAVAQIALIEQALGMAEIAQFTAPPPPKA